A stretch of Plesiomonas shigelloides DNA encodes these proteins:
- a CDS encoding phage terminase small subunit P27 family, producing MAGRRPKPTHLKVVTGNPGNRKLNDHEPKPRREVPSPPEHLTDWGKMAWVKVSLLLDDMGVLTVADSLALERLCDIYADILQLRETIAIEGRTYTTKTQMGDFLIKANPAVAMLADADRRFKSYLVEFGLTPAARTKVKVDGGEEKEDPLSQFFG from the coding sequence ATGGCTGGAAGGCGACCAAAACCGACCCACTTAAAGGTGGTAACCGGTAACCCGGGCAATCGAAAACTCAATGATCATGAGCCTAAACCACGACGTGAAGTACCGAGTCCTCCGGAGCATTTAACCGACTGGGGAAAAATGGCGTGGGTAAAGGTGTCCCTGCTTTTAGACGACATGGGCGTTTTGACTGTGGCTGACTCTTTAGCCCTAGAACGCTTGTGTGATATTTACGCCGACATCCTGCAGCTACGTGAAACTATCGCGATAGAAGGCAGGACCTACACAACAAAAACTCAGATGGGTGATTTCTTGATTAAGGCAAATCCGGCGGTGGCCATGCTGGCAGATGCCGATCGCCGTTTCAAAAGTTACCTCGTTGAGTTTGGTCTCACTCCGGCAGCACGAACGAAGGTGAAAGTAGATGGTGGAGAGGAAAAAGAAGACCCGCTCAGCCAGTTCTTCGGCTGA
- a CDS encoding terminase large subunit has product MVERKKKTRSASSSADPATQYARDVTEGRILAGPDIRNACSRHLRDLEHGPSRGLVWDVDAANRVIDFFAKVLKLNGGEHEGKPFILLPWQCFIVGSLFGWKSSDGTRRFRMSYIESGKGSGKSPLAGGVGLYCMVADNEPRAEVYAAATKKDQAMILFRDAVAMVDQSPALSTRLVKSGAGLNTWNLAYLQTGSFFKPISSDDGQSGPRPHCALIDEVHEHKTNTVVEMMRAGTKGRRQALMFLITNSGHDKTSVCYDYHEYGRKIAAGTEEDDSFFSFICSLDEGDDPFKDESCWGKANPSLGYTFTDKYLREQVTQARGMPAKESIVRRLNFCQWVDADNPWMSSDVWMAREKDFELIELAGEECYGGLDLSGTRDLTALALYFPKKKILAVEFWTPQDTLLHRAKTDRVPYDVWVKKGHMHAPPGKAVKYAFVAERIAELSQQFDLRLIAFDQYRIKYLEPELDEAGVMVPLVPHGQGFFKAQDSGLWMPHSIELFEGLLDDESITIKTNPCLRWNAASAVTEADQKNNRIFAKKRSTGRIDGIVAAAMAIGAAEGVELDDGDVEGFFDDPIIVGV; this is encoded by the coding sequence ATGGTGGAGAGGAAAAAGAAGACCCGCTCAGCCAGTTCTTCGGCTGACCCGGCAACACAGTATGCACGCGATGTTACTGAAGGCCGCATTCTCGCAGGCCCTGATATTCGCAATGCATGCAGCAGACACTTAAGAGATCTTGAGCATGGCCCGTCGCGTGGGCTGGTTTGGGATGTCGATGCAGCAAATCGTGTTATCGATTTCTTTGCCAAGGTACTCAAGCTCAACGGCGGTGAGCATGAGGGAAAGCCGTTTATTCTGCTGCCGTGGCAGTGCTTCATTGTTGGCTCACTGTTTGGCTGGAAGTCCAGCGATGGTACCCGTCGATTTCGGATGAGCTATATCGAATCGGGTAAAGGCTCTGGCAAATCACCATTAGCAGGTGGGGTTGGCTTGTATTGCATGGTGGCCGATAACGAGCCGCGTGCCGAGGTGTACGCCGCGGCGACCAAAAAAGACCAGGCAATGATTTTGTTCCGCGATGCGGTGGCGATGGTGGATCAGTCGCCTGCATTGTCTACTCGGTTGGTTAAATCCGGTGCGGGACTTAATACATGGAACTTGGCATATCTGCAGACGGGTTCTTTCTTTAAGCCGATCAGTTCTGATGACGGGCAATCGGGGCCGCGACCGCACTGTGCCTTGATTGATGAAGTCCATGAACACAAAACCAATACCGTCGTTGAGATGATGCGGGCGGGGACAAAAGGTCGGCGTCAGGCACTAATGTTCCTAATCACCAACAGTGGACATGACAAAACCAGTGTTTGTTATGACTACCATGAGTACGGAAGAAAAATCGCTGCAGGCACAGAAGAGGACGACAGTTTCTTTTCGTTTATCTGCTCGCTGGATGAAGGGGATGACCCTTTCAAAGATGAATCGTGCTGGGGGAAGGCTAACCCGTCACTGGGTTACACATTTACGGATAAATATCTGCGTGAACAGGTCACACAGGCGCGCGGTATGCCGGCCAAGGAGAGCATTGTTCGCCGTCTTAATTTCTGCCAATGGGTAGATGCGGATAATCCGTGGATGAGCAGTGATGTCTGGATGGCTCGAGAGAAAGATTTTGAACTCATTGAGCTGGCTGGTGAGGAATGTTATGGCGGACTCGACTTGTCTGGTACGCGAGACTTAACCGCACTTGCGCTCTATTTCCCAAAGAAAAAAATCTTGGCTGTTGAGTTTTGGACTCCGCAAGATACGTTATTGCACCGCGCTAAAACTGACCGCGTACCTTATGACGTGTGGGTTAAAAAAGGGCATATGCATGCACCACCGGGCAAGGCTGTGAAATATGCCTTTGTCGCTGAGCGGATCGCAGAGCTCTCGCAACAATTTGACCTACGGCTTATCGCTTTTGACCAGTATCGGATTAAGTACCTCGAGCCAGAGTTGGATGAGGCTGGCGTTATGGTGCCGTTGGTTCCTCATGGGCAGGGCTTTTTCAAGGCCCAAGACTCAGGGTTGTGGATGCCTCACTCGATTGAGCTGTTTGAGGGATTGTTAGATGACGAGTCCATAACAATAAAAACAAATCCGTGTCTTCGCTGGAATGCCGCGTCAGCAGTAACCGAAGCTGATCAAAAGAACAATCGTATCTTCGCCAAGAAACGCAGTACCGGTCGTATTGATGGCATTGTTGCCGCAGCGATGGCAATTGGTGCTGCTGAAGGTGTTGAACTGGACGATGGTGACGTCGAGGGCTTTTTTGATGATCCGATAATCGTAGGTGTGTAA
- a CDS encoding phage portal protein yields the protein MAKTKQPGRVKSALLNWLGVPVTTTTGSFWDEWFGTSSSGKVVTTDKIMRLSTTWSCVRLLSESVSTLPLKVYQRREDGSRVLALKHPAYQVLCRRPNIEMTPSRFMLMVVASICLRGNAFVEKKMIGRKLVALVPLLPQNMVVKRLDNGRLEYTYTEGSAKRVIPTELVMHIRGFGLDGICGLMPTQAGIDVFGAAMAVDEAAAKIFENGLQSTGFLSSENALNKDQRERLRKSLQSFIGSKNAGKLMVLENKLSYQNVTMNPEAAQLLESRAFSIEEICRWFRIPPFMVGHMTKQSSWASSVEGMNLLFLTNTLRPLLVNIEQEIARCLLDDDEDYFAEFSVEGLLRADSAGRAAYYTTALQNGWMSRNDVRRLENLPPISGGDIYTVQLNLTPLEDLKKNNLQSLALHNFLFPDIPPEQSPLKNNA from the coding sequence ATGGCCAAAACTAAACAACCGGGGCGCGTGAAAAGCGCCCTTTTAAATTGGTTGGGTGTACCAGTCACTACAACTACCGGATCATTCTGGGACGAATGGTTTGGTACCAGCTCAAGTGGAAAGGTGGTAACGACTGACAAAATCATGCGGTTGTCTACGACATGGAGCTGCGTAAGGTTGCTCAGTGAGTCGGTATCCACATTGCCGCTAAAGGTGTACCAGCGGCGAGAGGATGGCTCTCGGGTATTAGCGCTAAAGCATCCTGCGTATCAAGTGCTTTGCCGACGGCCTAATATCGAAATGACCCCATCACGCTTCATGCTGATGGTGGTAGCCAGCATCTGTTTACGTGGCAATGCCTTTGTCGAAAAGAAAATGATTGGCCGCAAGCTGGTAGCTTTGGTTCCGTTACTGCCGCAAAACATGGTGGTTAAGCGCTTAGACAATGGCCGCCTCGAATACACCTACACCGAAGGTAGCGCAAAGCGTGTTATTCCTACCGAGTTGGTGATGCACATACGCGGATTCGGTTTAGATGGCATTTGTGGTTTGATGCCAACACAGGCCGGTATTGATGTGTTTGGTGCAGCAATGGCGGTAGATGAGGCGGCTGCAAAAATATTTGAAAACGGATTGCAGAGCACGGGCTTTTTATCGTCAGAAAATGCGCTAAATAAAGATCAGCGAGAGCGCTTGCGCAAAAGCCTGCAGAGTTTTATTGGCTCAAAGAACGCAGGCAAGCTGATGGTATTGGAGAATAAACTCTCATACCAGAATGTGACCATGAATCCGGAGGCGGCGCAGTTGCTGGAAAGTCGCGCCTTTAGTATCGAGGAAATTTGCCGCTGGTTCAGGATCCCGCCATTTATGGTTGGGCACATGACTAAGCAAAGCAGTTGGGCGTCCAGTGTTGAAGGCATGAATTTGCTGTTTTTGACAAACACATTACGTCCACTTCTGGTCAATATTGAGCAAGAGATTGCCCGTTGTTTGCTGGACGATGATGAGGACTATTTTGCCGAGTTCTCCGTGGAGGGCTTGCTACGCGCAGACAGTGCTGGGCGAGCGGCGTATTACACCACGGCCCTGCAAAATGGTTGGATGAGTCGTAATGATGTGCGCCGTTTAGAGAATCTTCCGCCAATCTCTGGCGGGGACATTTATACCGTGCAACTTAACCTCACGCCGCTTGAAGATCTGAAGAAAAACAACCTGCAGTCGCTCGCACTGCATAACTTCCTGTTCCCTGATATTCCTCCGGAACAGTCCCCGCTGAAAAACAACGCATAG
- a CDS encoding head maturation protease, ClpP-related, whose amino-acid sequence MTKRTLPAAPAGRPCARVSCELSPVAMERWNSSLQAAASDDENTISILDVIGADYWGEGMTAKRMAGLLRAMGGADVVVNINSPGGDMFEGLAIYNQLREYSGRVTVKVIGIAASAASIIAMAADELKIGRAAFLMIHNCWVAAVGNRHDLVRVAQDMEPFDRAMQDIYSVRSGLSGTEIMAMMDNETYIGGADAVDKGMADALLDADAVLGEPDSPAAALRKLDALLAKANTPRAERRRLLKALKGSMPGAAPTNDGMHDAAVTINPEILAGLESALSTLVPAA is encoded by the coding sequence ATGACTAAACGAACGCTTCCGGCGGCGCCGGCGGGTCGCCCCTGCGCGCGCGTCTCGTGTGAGTTGTCGCCGGTGGCCATGGAGCGCTGGAATAGCTCTCTGCAGGCGGCAGCATCCGATGATGAAAACACGATTTCCATTCTGGATGTCATTGGTGCGGATTACTGGGGCGAGGGCATGACGGCAAAACGAATGGCCGGTTTGCTGCGTGCCATGGGCGGCGCTGATGTGGTCGTCAATATCAACTCGCCCGGTGGCGACATGTTCGAAGGGCTCGCCATTTATAACCAACTTCGGGAGTACAGCGGGCGCGTCACAGTAAAAGTCATCGGCATTGCTGCGAGCGCCGCTTCCATTATCGCCATGGCGGCCGATGAGCTGAAAATCGGTCGCGCTGCTTTTCTGATGATCCACAACTGCTGGGTTGCAGCCGTTGGTAACCGGCATGATTTGGTGCGTGTCGCCCAAGACATGGAGCCGTTTGATCGTGCAATGCAGGACATCTACAGCGTACGCAGTGGGCTAAGCGGTACCGAAATCATGGCAATGATGGATAACGAAACCTACATCGGTGGGGCGGATGCCGTGGATAAGGGGATGGCTGATGCATTGTTAGATGCGGATGCCGTTCTCGGTGAACCTGACTCTCCTGCCGCAGCGCTGCGCAAATTGGATGCGCTACTCGCGAAAGCTAATACCCCACGCGCCGAACGCCGGCGATTACTGAAAGCCTTGAAGGGGAGCATGCCGGGCGCTGCCCCCACCAATGACGGTATGCATGACGCTGCCGTAACAATAAACCCTGAAATTCTTGCTGGTCTTGAGTCTGCGCTGAGCACTCTGGTTCCGGCTGCCTGA
- a CDS encoding phage major capsid protein, which produces MSEVNEILKKVTASIEEASSKFNAKAEEALSEAKKHGQLSAQTKESVDKMAVELNALKEAEKTLKASLGELEQHVANMPLANAQQVIESVGHQVVSAEAMKMFASAAEGGKRLSIPVKSALTSSGVAQGVVEPHRLPGIDTAPKQRLFIRDLIAPGRTGSPAVFWVQQTGFTNNAAAVPENTTKPYSGIEFNTKITPVTTIAHMFKASKQILDDFAQLQSTIDAEMRYGLKYVEEQEILFGDGSGAHLHGIIPQATAYKAEFEVAEQNGIDDLRLAMLQAQLARFPASGHVLHFIDWAKIELTKDSLGRYILANPASLAGPTLWGLPVVATEAAAFKGKFLTGAFNAGAQLFDREESNVVISTENADDFEKNMISIRCEERLALAVKRPESFIYGSFTVPAPASK; this is translated from the coding sequence ATGTCTGAAGTAAATGAAATCCTGAAAAAAGTTACCGCCAGCATTGAAGAGGCGTCTTCTAAATTCAATGCAAAAGCAGAAGAAGCGTTGAGCGAAGCCAAGAAACATGGCCAGTTGTCAGCGCAGACCAAAGAGTCCGTCGATAAGATGGCTGTCGAACTCAATGCCTTGAAAGAAGCCGAAAAAACGCTGAAAGCCTCTCTGGGTGAGTTGGAGCAGCACGTTGCGAATATGCCGTTGGCGAATGCCCAGCAAGTAATTGAATCGGTCGGTCACCAAGTTGTTTCCGCTGAAGCGATGAAGATGTTTGCTAGTGCCGCTGAAGGTGGCAAGCGCCTTAGTATCCCCGTTAAATCAGCGCTGACTTCCAGCGGCGTCGCACAAGGTGTTGTTGAGCCGCATCGTTTGCCTGGCATTGATACTGCACCTAAGCAGCGCCTGTTTATCCGTGATCTGATTGCTCCGGGGCGTACCGGCTCTCCCGCGGTGTTCTGGGTACAGCAGACCGGCTTTACCAATAACGCGGCAGCGGTACCGGAAAATACCACCAAGCCGTACAGCGGTATTGAGTTCAACACCAAAATCACACCGGTGACCACCATCGCTCACATGTTCAAAGCGTCCAAACAGATCTTGGATGACTTTGCCCAGCTGCAGTCCACGATTGATGCCGAAATGCGTTATGGCCTGAAGTACGTGGAAGAGCAGGAGATTTTGTTCGGTGACGGCTCAGGTGCTCACCTACACGGCATCATCCCGCAAGCGACGGCCTATAAAGCCGAGTTTGAAGTGGCTGAGCAAAACGGCATTGATGATCTGCGTTTAGCGATGCTGCAGGCGCAGTTAGCTCGTTTCCCTGCATCCGGACACGTTTTGCACTTTATTGATTGGGCCAAGATTGAGCTTACCAAAGACTCGTTGGGCCGTTACATCCTTGCGAATCCGGCGTCTTTGGCTGGGCCAACTCTGTGGGGGTTGCCGGTGGTCGCTACGGAAGCGGCAGCGTTTAAAGGCAAATTCCTGACCGGTGCATTCAATGCCGGCGCTCAGCTGTTTGACCGCGAAGAGTCCAACGTGGTGATCAGTACCGAGAACGCGGATGACTTCGAGAAAAACATGATTTCTATCCGTTGTGAGGAGCGTTTGGCGTTGGCGGTGAAGCGTCCCGAGTCCTTTATCTATGGCTCTTTTACCGTACCGGCACCTGCGTCTAAGTAA
- a CDS encoding head-tail connector protein translates to MLSLELVKQHCRIEPNFVDDDTLLNTYISAAVRFVEKKTDRKLYESESDDGFAQDEDALLLDADITAAMLLMIGHWYSNREAVSQNDATSVMPLAAEDILQFYRFYGL, encoded by the coding sequence ATGCTGAGTTTGGAGTTGGTAAAGCAGCATTGCCGTATAGAGCCAAACTTTGTAGATGACGATACGTTGCTCAACACATACATATCAGCTGCAGTTCGATTCGTAGAAAAGAAGACGGACCGAAAACTCTATGAGAGTGAGTCTGATGATGGGTTTGCTCAGGATGAAGATGCGTTGTTGCTTGATGCCGATATTACAGCTGCGATGCTATTGATGATTGGGCACTGGTATTCGAATCGTGAGGCCGTCAGTCAGAATGATGCGACGTCCGTCATGCCGCTAGCAGCGGAAGACATTCTGCAATTTTATCGGTTTTATGGATTATGA
- a CDS encoding head-tail adaptor protein, with protein sequence MKPLRAGDLRYRAVIQRKQSGRDPTGAPLPATWGEVGRAWCDVRFISSSSVIATAQDKTISVYLLTLRKRNDVLPSDRVVILNTAYHVISIDNSILDRTLLRAQTDVIDDQYSDRRTVSSQPSAG encoded by the coding sequence ATGAAACCATTAAGAGCCGGGGATCTCCGGTACCGCGCAGTCATTCAACGTAAGCAATCCGGTCGGGATCCAACGGGCGCACCATTACCAGCAACATGGGGGGAAGTGGGGCGTGCGTGGTGCGATGTCCGATTTATCAGTTCATCTTCTGTAATTGCTACAGCGCAAGACAAAACCATCTCTGTATATCTTCTTACATTGCGCAAACGAAATGACGTGTTACCCAGTGATCGAGTGGTAATTCTTAATACTGCTTACCACGTAATTAGTATTGATAACAGCATTCTCGATCGGACGTTACTACGAGCTCAGACGGATGTAATTGATGATCAATATTCAGATAGAAGGACTGTCAGCTCTCAGCCAAGCGCTGGATGA
- a CDS encoding HK97-gp10 family putative phage morphogenesis protein, whose translation MINIQIEGLSALSQALDELGDEVASRVLARAGRKAMRPVHEAMRQSAGYDESNHGQHMRDTIKIRSIREDGERVIRVGPQMKAPHYIKARAQEYGTSKQMAKPFIRPALDSNIQQIEETLREELGAGIVRAQRRIAAKNK comes from the coding sequence ATGATCAATATTCAGATAGAAGGACTGTCAGCTCTCAGCCAAGCGCTGGATGAGTTAGGCGATGAGGTGGCAAGCCGAGTGCTTGCTAGAGCGGGGCGTAAAGCTATGCGACCAGTGCATGAAGCCATGCGCCAGTCTGCTGGCTATGACGAGTCTAATCACGGCCAGCATATGCGGGATACGATAAAAATCCGCTCCATCCGAGAGGATGGCGAACGGGTTATACGTGTAGGCCCACAGATGAAAGCGCCTCATTACATCAAAGCTCGTGCGCAGGAATACGGAACGTCAAAACAAATGGCAAAACCATTTATCCGGCCTGCATTGGATAGCAATATTCAGCAGATTGAAGAAACTCTTCGTGAAGAGTTAGGTGCGGGTATTGTGCGAGCGCAGCGGAGAATTGCAGCGAAAAACAAATAG
- a CDS encoding phage tail protein — MSAKKSSQYAMLPAGTKVSWGADTAEDAALKPLPNCTAVGKQGAVGGFVDCTTLLDTQDQAIADLPKGPEKEFGFIDNPGDEDFQAFLDAAEARQTVKFKIEMPNGRISTSLISLAGWEMAEIQAPANKVISILVKGKQNDIQWSKKASPAVVKA, encoded by the coding sequence ATGAGCGCAAAAAAATCATCTCAGTATGCCATGTTACCTGCGGGTACCAAGGTTTCTTGGGGAGCTGATACGGCAGAGGATGCCGCACTCAAGCCTCTCCCGAACTGTACCGCAGTCGGTAAGCAAGGTGCCGTGGGTGGCTTTGTCGATTGCACCACGTTGTTAGATACCCAAGACCAAGCGATTGCGGATCTGCCAAAAGGGCCAGAGAAAGAGTTTGGCTTCATTGATAACCCAGGCGATGAAGACTTCCAAGCATTTCTGGATGCAGCCGAAGCCCGTCAAACGGTCAAATTCAAAATTGAAATGCCGAATGGCCGTATTTCTACCAGCTTGATTTCTCTCGCTGGCTGGGAGATGGCAGAGATTCAGGCGCCAGCCAATAAGGTGATCAGCATTCTGGTCAAAGGTAAACAAAACGATATCCAGTGGAGCAAGAAAGCTTCGCCGGCTGTAGTTAAAGCGTAA
- a CDS encoding phage tail tape measure protein yields the protein MSDIASLSVALRLNAATYQRDMSDAFQNTERKVKATHSTIDSAAKESDACYKRLRDSILDVSKSYAGMLVAGVTFDRVISDTRGYTKSLSDLSAITGATGEQLAFLDKQSRLIGQTTTLSASQAAEAFKLMASAKPDLLESNEALTKTTKSAVTLAEAAGMTLPDATKALALSLNQYSASAEQADRYINVLAAGAKYGSSEIQETTEAIKGGGVAAAQAGVPFEELNAAIQTLAKSEIKGSEAGTALRNILLILDTATDRNLRPSVVGLSGALDNLGKKNMGTAQMVQMFGRENITAASVLVKNKELMKELTNQLTGTSTAYEQASARTDNLDGDILSLNSAVEALSLTIGSRLNDSMRSGVQSVSESVNYLNANFESIASTASNVALPAMGLLAQQGFIRVVNSSRDAWRAGSELAAKNIESAASFQAKSAAAVMSSESLRAQAVAERQAAQAVQSNLAAQLAAAQSEKTRTAIRTQMAAQSGAIRTALYAEKQAIDAHTAALIRNETSTLALQQAQRQATVTGRIFASVANARNAALAFVGGPLGLVTAALTVGAAGWYSYAENTKRANQELIDFAGSADVAVDKIRKMNDIELGASAAKLRQAIQIQTREAKEAAQEVERQQQAMQRAKGLTESPELQQMYADRLAVLKEKLAKANQQLSQSESTLQMITAQQTQGLADNFVELDKNNQQTGIAARLQAKVNEVIKTGNGLLQERIALSNTPMMSLSAGADELLSKLQREAELLKMTDKQRYVAQWTDKLPDATPREVQLIKQSAEALFDQQEAIKASNKAKQEGIRLSKSLAKEAQEEIKRIREESMSRVAQIANHEQQLLNKIKGYESQKVISTLESERLRTQIQVNAARERQSLIGKYSPMAAIRQEMADSLKEIKELQKQFPNDFSAQDAQEAMTKARADSLRRIMREKSESAVSALDGLQGEFDPLKALQNEMAKKQALYEAGYRNELMTKKQHQYLMKQLSEQGAAQELEIQQNMFKSQSAWHAASLNAINAVADRTANSVTGLIMGTQSLADVMRSASATILQTMVQTLMEVAVKTWVARSAMSFFGFGGGSIGAATTPGLGDLIPEIPKFTGYHDSGGYIPSGSFGIAGEVGPEFVMGPAQIVSRRDTAQMLGSGQRTVQITLHNTFQTSGDGGLQSQLSSWSEDMKQQMYQIAQMAMVDETRPGGILAG from the coding sequence ATGTCTGATATTGCCAGTTTGTCTGTGGCGCTACGCCTCAATGCGGCGACCTATCAGCGTGATATGTCTGACGCATTTCAAAACACGGAGCGGAAGGTTAAGGCCACTCACTCTACGATTGACTCTGCCGCGAAAGAATCTGATGCGTGCTATAAGCGGCTGCGGGATAGCATCCTCGATGTTTCTAAATCATATGCCGGCATGCTGGTGGCTGGCGTTACATTTGACCGCGTGATCAGTGATACGCGCGGTTATACCAAATCTCTATCCGACCTGTCAGCGATCACCGGCGCTACCGGTGAACAGTTGGCTTTTTTGGATAAGCAATCTCGTTTGATTGGACAAACCACCACGCTATCTGCCTCTCAGGCTGCTGAGGCATTTAAGCTGATGGCATCGGCCAAGCCTGATTTGCTCGAATCCAATGAGGCGCTGACGAAAACCACGAAAAGCGCAGTGACATTGGCTGAGGCGGCCGGCATGACGCTGCCGGATGCAACCAAGGCACTGGCGTTGTCGTTGAACCAATACAGTGCCAGCGCAGAGCAGGCCGATCGCTATATCAACGTATTGGCTGCTGGGGCCAAATACGGTTCATCAGAGATTCAGGAAACCACTGAAGCTATCAAAGGTGGTGGTGTTGCTGCCGCACAAGCGGGAGTGCCATTTGAAGAGCTGAACGCGGCAATTCAAACACTGGCCAAGTCTGAAATCAAAGGGAGTGAGGCCGGTACCGCACTGCGTAATATCCTGCTGATTTTAGATACTGCGACAGACCGAAACCTACGACCGTCGGTCGTGGGGTTATCTGGTGCCCTAGACAATCTGGGGAAAAAGAATATGGGCACCGCCCAGATGGTGCAGATGTTTGGGCGGGAAAACATCACCGCAGCGTCTGTTCTTGTTAAGAACAAAGAGTTGATGAAAGAACTGACCAACCAGTTAACCGGTACATCAACCGCTTATGAACAGGCATCGGCGCGTACAGATAATCTTGATGGTGACATTCTTTCTCTTAACTCTGCGGTAGAGGCGTTATCGCTGACTATTGGATCGCGCTTAAATGATTCAATGCGTAGTGGAGTACAAAGCGTATCAGAATCAGTTAATTACTTGAATGCTAACTTTGAAAGCATTGCTAGTACTGCAAGCAATGTTGCTTTACCTGCAATGGGCCTTTTGGCGCAACAGGGTTTTATCCGTGTGGTAAATAGTTCTCGCGATGCATGGCGTGCAGGCAGTGAATTGGCGGCTAAAAACATAGAGTCAGCTGCGAGCTTTCAGGCGAAATCCGCCGCGGCGGTGATGAGCAGTGAGAGCCTGCGAGCTCAAGCTGTGGCGGAGCGTCAAGCTGCTCAGGCGGTGCAAAGTAATCTGGCTGCACAGTTGGCGGCAGCGCAATCAGAGAAAACCAGAACAGCCATTCGTACGCAGATGGCTGCGCAGTCAGGAGCTATCCGAACTGCATTGTATGCTGAGAAACAGGCAATCGATGCGCACACAGCAGCACTGATTCGCAACGAGACTAGCACATTGGCATTGCAACAGGCGCAGCGACAGGCAACTGTGACGGGGCGGATATTTGCATCAGTGGCTAACGCGCGCAATGCTGCGCTTGCTTTTGTCGGTGGTCCGTTAGGGCTTGTAACTGCTGCATTAACGGTTGGTGCGGCCGGATGGTATAGCTATGCAGAAAACACTAAACGAGCTAACCAAGAGCTGATTGATTTTGCCGGTAGTGCTGATGTGGCTGTCGATAAAATCAGGAAGATGAATGATATCGAGCTGGGCGCGTCGGCAGCAAAACTTCGCCAGGCAATTCAGATTCAGACTCGTGAAGCAAAAGAGGCAGCCCAAGAGGTCGAGCGTCAACAGCAAGCGATGCAGCGGGCCAAAGGGCTGACGGAGTCTCCGGAGTTGCAGCAGATGTATGCTGATCGGCTTGCGGTGCTGAAAGAGAAGCTGGCTAAGGCCAATCAGCAACTATCGCAATCCGAGTCGACGCTGCAGATGATCACTGCGCAGCAGACGCAAGGTTTGGCGGATAACTTTGTTGAGTTGGATAAAAACAACCAGCAAACCGGTATTGCTGCGCGTTTGCAAGCTAAGGTGAACGAGGTTATTAAAACCGGCAATGGTTTGTTGCAGGAGCGCATAGCGCTTTCAAACACGCCAATGATGTCTCTGTCTGCTGGTGCCGATGAGTTACTGTCAAAGCTGCAGCGAGAAGCTGAGCTGCTCAAAATGACAGATAAGCAGCGCTATGTTGCTCAGTGGACGGATAAGCTACCTGATGCGACGCCAAGAGAAGTGCAGCTAATCAAACAAAGCGCAGAGGCGCTTTTTGATCAGCAGGAGGCGATAAAGGCTAGCAATAAAGCCAAGCAAGAGGGGATCCGTTTATCGAAAAGTTTGGCAAAAGAAGCGCAGGAGGAAATTAAGCGGATCCGCGAAGAGTCCATGAGCCGAGTGGCTCAAATTGCCAACCATGAGCAGCAGTTGCTGAATAAGATTAAGGGCTATGAATCACAAAAAGTCATCAGCACCTTAGAGTCAGAGCGTTTGCGAACGCAAATTCAAGTCAATGCGGCACGCGAGCGGCAATCGCTTATCGGTAAGTATTCGCCGATGGCAGCAATACGCCAAGAGATGGCCGACTCGTTAAAAGAAATTAAGGAGTTGCAAAAGCAGTTCCCTAATGACTTTTCAGCACAAGATGCGCAGGAGGCAATGACAAAGGCAAGAGCTGATTCGCTTCGGCGTATCATGCGTGAAAAGTCGGAGTCAGCGGTTAGTGCATTGGATGGATTGCAAGGTGAGTTTGACCCGCTTAAAGCGTTGCAAAATGAGATGGCAAAAAAACAAGCTCTCTATGAGGCCGGATATCGCAATGAGCTGATGACCAAGAAGCAGCACCAGTATCTGATGAAGCAATTATCTGAGCAAGGTGCCGCACAGGAACTTGAGATTCAGCAGAATATGTTCAAGTCTCAGTCTGCATGGCATGCGGCATCACTCAATGCCATTAACGCAGTAGCCGACAGAACGGCTAACTCGGTAACCGGTCTGATTATGGGAACGCAAAGTTTGGCGGATGTTATGCGTAGCGCATCAGCCACTATTTTGCAGACCATGGTTCAAACGTTGATGGAGGTTGCGGTAAAAACGTGGGTCGCTCGTAGTGCAATGTCATTCTTCGGCTTTGGTGGTGGCAGTATTGGCGCTGCTACTACGCCTGGGCTAGGTGATTTGATACCGGAGATCCCGAAGTTTACTGGATATCATGACTCTGGAGGTTACATCCCTAGTGGCAGTTTTGGGATTGCTGGGGAGGTGGGGCCAGAGTTTGTCATGGGGCCGGCTCAGATTGTTAGTCGGCGTGATACGGCTCAGATGCTAGGCAGTGGCCAGCGTACGGTACAGATCACGTTGCACAACACGTTTCAAACGTCCGGTGACGGTGGCCTGCAGTCACAGCTATCGTCGTGGTCTGAGGATATGAAACAGCAAATGTATCAAATAGCCCAAATGGCCATGGTTGATGAAACTAGGCCAGGAGGAATTTTGGCAGGATAA